From the genome of Pseudomonadota bacterium:
TTTGGACAGCATGTCGGCGAGGCGAATCTTGTAATACTCCGCGACAATTTTCTGGATGTTTTCTACAGTGACCAGTTTTTCCTGTACGGCCAGCAGGTCACGTAGCGCATCGCGGGTAAATTCCAGGGTGATCGGTTGACCGGTAAACCTTGAGTTTGCCGCGACGCGGCGCAACGCGCCCTCAAGCTCGCGAACATTGGAACGAATTCGCCGGGCAATAAAAAACGCGACTTCTTCCGGTAAATCAACGCTCTCCAGAGCCGCTTTGCTCATCAGGATTGCAACACTGGTTTCCAGTTCCGGTGGTTCGATGGCGACCGTCAAACCCCAGCCAAATCGCGATTTGAGTCTCTCTTCGAGACCGGAGACCTCCTTGGGGTACCGGTCGCAGGTCAGGATTATCTGGTGCTGCCCCTCGAGCAGGGCATTGAAGGTATGGAAAAACTCTTCCTGAGATCGCTCCTTGCCGGCGAAGAACTGAATGTCATCGATAAGCAGGGTATTGAGCGACCGGTAGGCACGTTTGAATTGATTGATGCGGTTATGCTGCAGCGCTTTGACCATATCCCCGACAAACCTTTCGGAATGAACATACGCCACCCTGGCACTGGGATTGGCAGCGATGACGGCGTTTCCAATCGCATGCATGAGGTGGGTCTTGCCAAGACCGACACCGCCGTAGATCAGCAACGGGTTGTATGCACGACCTACATTAGCGGCAACCTGAATAGCGGCGGCCTTGGCCAATTGGTTACTTTTGCCCTCG
Proteins encoded in this window:
- the dnaA gene encoding chromosomal replication initiator protein DnaA, with protein sequence PLQAIETNGDLQLLAPNRFVVDWVNTHFIERIQEILRESQPDNCPQVILSVGSRSQTIPAEKPGSVGGRLAPQRPMIPTLGSRLNGDYTFETFVEGKSNQLAKAAAIQVAANVGRAYNPLLIYGGVGLGKTHLMHAIGNAVIAANPSARVAYVHSERFVGDMVKALQHNRINQFKRAYRSLNTLLIDDIQFFAGKERSQEEFFHTFNALLEGQHQIILTCDRYPKEVSGLEERLKSRFGWGLTVAIEPPELETSVAILMSKAALESVDLPEEVAFFIARRIRSNVRELEGALRRVAANSRFTGQPITLEFTRDALRDLLAVQEKLVTVENIQKIVAEYYKIRLADMLSKRRSRSIARPRQIAMSLAKELTSHSLPEIGDLFGGRDHTTVLHACRKIKQLRESENRIGEDYQNLLRTMNS